In Malus sylvestris chromosome 16, drMalSylv7.2, whole genome shotgun sequence, the following are encoded in one genomic region:
- the LOC126608742 gene encoding deoxypodophyllotoxin synthase-like — translation MMEKLDHAVRRMVFENYGVEKYHDDHIRSVVYLYKFSKYNDPEKTGMDVGIQGQTDKDFSTVLYQNHVKGLEIKSKDDEWISFHPVPSFFIYIAGDGFKVWSNDRIQTCKHRVTLRENDVRYSLALFSYKEGETCVPNELVDKDHPLKYKPLHLLRVCSIFHEELPHTWT, via the exons ATGATGGAAAAACTAGATCATGCTGTGAGAAGAATGGTGTTTGAAAACTATGGCGTAGAGAAGTACCATGATGATCACATTCGATCAGTTGTTTACCTCTACAAATTTAGTAAATACAATGATCCTGAGAAAACAGGAATGGATGTGGGTATCCAAGGCCAGACAGACAAGGACTTCAGCACCGTACTCTATCAAAATCATGTCAAAGGTCTGGAAATAAAGTCAAAGGACGATGAGTGGATTTCTTTTCATCctgtgccttcattcttcatCTATATAGCTGGTGATGGATTTAAG GTTTGGAGCAACGACAGAATTCAAACTTGTAAACATCGAGTCACTTTGAGGGAGAATGATGTAAGATACTCGTTAGCTCTATTTTCATACAAGGAAGGGGAAACATGCGTACCCAATGAGCTTGTAGACAAGGACCACCCCCTAAAGTATAAGCCATTGCATCTGTTAAGAGTATGTTCAATATTTCATGAAGAATTACCGCACACTTGGACCTAA